A window of Mucilaginibacter paludis DSM 18603 contains these coding sequences:
- a CDS encoding GNAT family N-acetyltransferase: MINAKRNDKGLVTELLTAAFNDNLSVNYIVRQDDKREERIRALMDYSFEVCYRFGEVWLSEDRKACALVLFPHQKRITFASVWLDIKLTLKAVGISGIKKVLNRKAKIKAKQPNEPMSYLWFIGVSPLYQHQGTGGRLLKEVLGHATGLPVYLETSTERNLPWYEKHCFAVYDTLDLGYILHFLKYEPK, encoded by the coding sequence CCTTTAATGACAATTTAAGTGTAAATTATATCGTCAGACAGGACGATAAACGCGAAGAGCGCATCCGTGCGCTGATGGACTATTCCTTTGAAGTATGTTACCGTTTTGGTGAGGTATGGCTGTCGGAAGACCGAAAAGCCTGCGCCCTGGTACTGTTCCCTCATCAAAAAAGAATCACTTTTGCTTCTGTATGGCTGGATATAAAGCTGACCTTAAAAGCTGTAGGGATCAGCGGCATTAAAAAGGTGCTCAACCGGAAAGCAAAGATCAAGGCCAAACAACCTAATGAGCCGATGAGTTACCTTTGGTTTATTGGGGTCAGCCCACTTTACCAGCACCAGGGCACAGGCGGCAGGTTACTAAAAGAAGTGCTCGGCCATGCGACTGGCCTTCCGGTATACCTTGAAACCTCGACAGAACGAAACTTGCCCTGGTACGAGAAACATTGTTTTGCTGTTTACGATACCCTTGATCTGGGTTACATATTGCATTTTCTGAAATATGAACCTAAATAA
- a CDS encoding helix-turn-helix transcriptional regulator codes for MLVFGTEMHVVTLFFVTLELVMFGVQFGYYLNQPEDKPRFWYLLLLGLLIVYNVSGGFFPDSKITFISIRAQNIIAYGSGFLMASYFPFYFYMAFELKRLRFHAIYGVPLFLLLPYVVFFIISYSLNDNIDFAVKYGIIIPFFYSFIVLRAILIAIRVHYKENRNRRFYIEEIAVYCAVVPWVAMVPITYFHFSQVIEVLFTNLGFLFITGMFIFNAARRAKQEREMYAELEVIPIDQVAIDANCKRFALSPRENDVVNMICQRLRYKEIAEKLFISERTVNKHVQNIFNKVEVTTRSELVRKMNSF; via the coding sequence ATGCTGGTGTTTGGAACAGAGATGCATGTGGTTACTTTATTTTTTGTCACACTGGAACTGGTGATGTTTGGGGTGCAGTTTGGCTATTATCTGAACCAGCCGGAGGACAAGCCCCGTTTCTGGTACCTGTTGTTACTGGGGCTGCTGATCGTCTATAACGTTTCAGGGGGATTTTTCCCTGATAGCAAAATTACTTTTATATCCATCCGGGCGCAGAACATCATTGCATACGGCAGTGGTTTTCTCATGGCCTCTTATTTTCCGTTTTATTTTTACATGGCTTTCGAGCTAAAACGGTTACGCTTCCACGCCATTTACGGTGTTCCCTTGTTCCTGCTGTTGCCTTATGTTGTATTCTTTATCATTTCCTATTCCCTGAACGACAATATTGATTTTGCGGTCAAGTACGGGATCATTATCCCTTTTTTTTATTCCTTTATCGTGCTTCGCGCCATACTCATTGCGATCAGGGTGCATTATAAGGAGAACCGGAATCGGCGTTTTTATATCGAGGAGATAGCGGTCTATTGCGCTGTTGTGCCTTGGGTGGCAATGGTGCCGATCACTTATTTTCATTTCAGTCAGGTCATAGAAGTGCTGTTTACAAATCTGGGGTTCCTGTTCATTACAGGCATGTTTATTTTTAATGCGGCCAGACGTGCCAAGCAGGAAAGGGAAATGTATGCAGAATTGGAAGTTATCCCCATTGATCAGGTTGCAATTGACGCGAACTGCAAGCGTTTTGCCCTTTCGCCCCGGGAAAATGATGTGGTTAACATGATCTGCCAGCGGCTTCGCTACAAGGAGATCGCGGAAAAACTATTTATCTCCGAAAGAACGGTCAACAAACACGTCCAGAACATATTTAACAAAGTGGAGGTTACCACCCGTTCTGAACTGGTCCGTAAGATGAATAGTTTTTAA
- a CDS encoding RteC domain-containing protein: protein MLEKMSEKLYGQLTGDIEKIVARETEPFKILSAVLKCVREALKKLKDHVLKNPFEDEAAQIHFFKHIKPKFFALRIYYLEWYGIVTSIPAGDKEVLKAAYNEELKVIQRFFRLIAFYYQYYGLGATELDSLLFVRGVEVQSVLIPEVPELDPEFATSCDYLFSKIRAFEQLQEFVLTRIRELDPASIPPEVPTKRQPSEKLVWTGDKVNLVEIIYGLFFTGQFNNGNADIALIIRFMEEHFQVDLSRTYRDFMDIRNRKTTAITRFLEQMREAILAHIDDALSLKKSKKLA, encoded by the coding sequence ATGTTAGAAAAGATGAGTGAAAAGCTGTACGGACAGCTTACCGGCGACATTGAGAAAATTGTCGCCAGGGAAACAGAGCCTTTTAAAATTCTGTCTGCGGTGCTGAAGTGTGTCAGGGAGGCACTTAAAAAGTTAAAGGATCATGTGCTTAAAAATCCCTTTGAGGATGAAGCGGCCCAGATCCATTTCTTTAAACACATCAAACCCAAATTCTTTGCCCTGCGCATCTATTACCTGGAATGGTATGGTATCGTAACCAGCATCCCTGCCGGGGACAAAGAAGTGCTGAAAGCCGCCTATAACGAGGAACTGAAGGTGATCCAGCGTTTCTTTAGGCTGATTGCCTTTTATTACCAGTACTACGGCCTCGGGGCAACTGAACTGGACAGCCTTTTATTTGTGCGTGGCGTAGAGGTGCAAAGCGTGCTGATCCCGGAAGTGCCGGAACTTGACCCCGAGTTTGCCACCAGTTGCGATTACCTTTTTTCCAAGATCAGGGCCTTTGAACAGTTGCAGGAATTTGTATTGACCAGGATCAGGGAACTCGACCCGGCTTCCATCCCGCCGGAAGTTCCAACCAAAAGACAACCAAGTGAGAAACTGGTATGGACGGGCGATAAAGTGAACCTGGTAGAGATCATTTACGGTCTTTTCTTTACCGGCCAGTTCAACAACGGCAACGCCGATATTGCCCTGATCATTCGTTTCATGGAGGAACACTTCCAGGTGGATCTCTCCCGCACTTACCGGGACTTTATGGACATTCGCAACCGCAAGACAACCGCCATTACACGGTTTTTGGAACAGATGCGGGAAGCGATCCTGGCGCACATAGACGATGCACTTTCCCTGAAGAAATCAAAAAAATTAGCTTAA
- a CDS encoding DUF4134 domain-containing protein, whose product MKNQFISPKKQAFAKFLLLSLTLCVYNMLTSLSLFAQDGNAGISEATNKVKGYFDTGCDLMYAIGAVVGIIGAIKVFNKWNAGEPDTNKVAAAWFGSCIFLVVVATVLKSFFGI is encoded by the coding sequence ATGAAAAATCAATTCATTAGCCCTAAAAAACAAGCCTTCGCCAAGTTCCTGTTATTGTCCCTCACCCTTTGCGTGTACAATATGCTGACCAGCCTGTCACTTTTCGCCCAGGACGGAAATGCCGGCATTTCCGAAGCAACCAACAAGGTCAAGGGATATTTCGACACCGGCTGTGACCTGATGTATGCCATCGGCGCAGTTGTCGGCATCATAGGTGCTATCAAGGTCTTCAACAAGTGGAACGCGGGAGAACCGGATACCAATAAGGTGGCCGCCGCCTGGTTCGGCTCCTGTATTTTCCTTGTGGTCGTAGCCACCGTGCTCAAATCATTCTTCGGCATTTAA
- a CDS encoding DUF4133 domain-containing protein, translated as MSSVYQINKGINKPIEFKGLRAQYIAYLAVGLVLLLISFAILYICGLSLLIILPVIFGLGGGLFYTVFRLSHKYGEHGLMKYFAKRQLPKYLKFNSRKVFTSLRKAKS; from the coding sequence ATGTCAAGCGTATATCAGATCAACAAAGGCATCAATAAACCAATAGAATTCAAGGGATTGCGGGCGCAATATATCGCCTACCTGGCTGTAGGATTGGTATTGCTGCTGATCAGCTTCGCTATCCTATACATCTGCGGATTAAGCCTGTTGATTATCCTGCCGGTGATCTTCGGCTTGGGCGGCGGCCTGTTCTACACCGTATTTAGGCTTAGCCATAAATATGGTGAGCATGGGCTGATGAAATACTTCGCCAAACGGCAATTGCCGAAATACCTTAAGTTCAATTCACGAAAAGTATTCACCTCACTTAGAAAGGCAAAATCATGA
- a CDS encoding TraG family conjugative transposon ATPase → MTAIEKIMPISTVEHNAIVSAQGDITIAYEASLPEIFTLSDRDYEAYHQTLIKAIKLLPVNSIFHKQDWFTETSYKANFETEDNSFLSRSSERFFNERPYLDHRCYIFLTKKPKDRKLSSSVYSNILRKSIVPQQTVNPVLFNDFLDSAGQFERILKDSGFITLRRLTDEELAGTGNRPGIIEKYCFLQKEGEKTIRDVHIKDELRIGEAHCKLFTLSDAEDLPALCGSRINYDKYSTDRTKFSIGFASPLGQLLPCNHVYNQYVFIEDAPKTLKRLEAKKLRLQSLSSYSRENAISRDATNDFLNEAIGQQRLPVKAHFNVLAWSEDEAEIKDLKNKVSSALAQMDATPKEETDGAPQIWWSGLPGNQADFPMNDTFDTFLEQASCFLNLETNYRSSISPFGIRFGDRLSGRPVHTDISDEPIKLGYTTNRNKFIIGPSGSGKSFFTNHMVRSYYEQGTHVVLVDVGHSYKGLCDLVGGYYFTYSEKDPIKFNPFYLTDGDVLDTEKKESIKTLLLALWKKDDEPFTRSEYVALSNALTLYYQHLDAHSEIFPCFNSFYDYLMEHYMQVLENGKVKEKDFDIGNFLYVLNPYYKGGEYDYLLNATENLDLLNERFIVFELDAVKDHPILFPVVTIIIMEVFISKMRKLKGIRKMILLEEAWKAIAKEGMAEYLKYLFKTVRKFFGEAIVVTQEIEDIISSPIVKQAIVNNSDCKILLDQSKYQNKFDAIQELLGLTDKEKAQVLSMNKANDPKRKYKEVFISLGGQYSKVYRTEVSLEEYLAYTTEESEKMKVQQYSEKYGSIQKGIAVLASELRNQNS, encoded by the coding sequence ATGACCGCAATAGAGAAAATTATGCCGATCAGCACAGTGGAACATAACGCCATTGTTTCGGCACAGGGCGACATTACCATTGCCTATGAGGCCAGCCTGCCGGAGATCTTTACCCTTTCTGACAGGGACTATGAAGCCTACCACCAAACACTGATCAAAGCCATCAAATTGTTGCCCGTTAATAGCATTTTCCATAAGCAGGACTGGTTTACCGAAACAAGCTACAAAGCAAACTTCGAGACAGAAGACAATAGCTTTTTATCACGTTCCAGCGAACGCTTTTTCAACGAGCGCCCATATTTAGATCACCGCTGTTATATCTTCCTGACCAAAAAGCCGAAAGACAGGAAACTATCAAGTTCGGTCTATTCCAATATCCTGCGCAAGTCTATCGTACCGCAGCAGACCGTTAACCCGGTGTTGTTCAACGATTTCCTGGATAGCGCAGGCCAATTTGAACGCATCCTGAAAGACAGCGGGTTTATCACGCTTCGCAGGCTGACCGATGAAGAATTGGCCGGAACGGGCAACCGCCCCGGCATCATCGAAAAGTACTGCTTCCTGCAAAAAGAGGGCGAGAAAACCATACGGGACGTGCATATCAAAGATGAGCTGCGCATAGGCGAAGCGCACTGCAAATTGTTCACCTTATCCGATGCCGAAGATCTGCCCGCCTTATGCGGTAGTCGTATCAATTACGACAAGTACAGCACCGACCGCACTAAGTTCAGTATCGGCTTTGCTTCGCCATTGGGCCAGCTGTTGCCTTGCAACCATGTCTACAATCAATATGTGTTCATAGAAGATGCGCCCAAAACGCTGAAGCGTTTAGAAGCCAAGAAACTTCGCCTGCAATCATTATCATCTTATAGCCGTGAAAATGCCATCTCCCGTGATGCGACCAACGACTTTTTGAACGAGGCCATCGGGCAGCAGCGGTTGCCGGTTAAAGCGCACTTTAATGTTTTAGCCTGGTCAGAGGATGAAGCGGAGATTAAAGACCTGAAGAACAAAGTGTCATCGGCATTGGCCCAGATGGATGCCACACCTAAAGAGGAAACCGACGGTGCGCCGCAGATCTGGTGGTCAGGGCTGCCGGGAAACCAGGCAGACTTCCCGATGAACGACACCTTTGATACGTTTTTGGAGCAGGCTAGCTGTTTTTTAAACCTGGAAACCAATTACCGTTCTTCGATCAGCCCCTTTGGAATTCGCTTCGGAGACAGGCTTAGCGGCAGGCCGGTACATACCGACATATCGGATGAGCCGATCAAACTCGGTTATACCACCAATCGTAACAAGTTCATTATTGGCCCCAGCGGTTCCGGCAAATCTTTCTTTACCAACCACATGGTGCGTAGCTACTACGAACAGGGAACGCATGTGGTGTTGGTAGATGTTGGCCATAGCTACAAAGGCTTATGCGATCTGGTGGGTGGCTACTATTTTACCTATTCCGAAAAAGACCCGATCAAGTTCAACCCGTTCTACCTGACCGATGGTGATGTACTGGACACCGAGAAAAAGGAAAGCATCAAAACGCTGCTACTGGCTCTTTGGAAAAAGGACGATGAGCCTTTTACCCGTTCGGAGTACGTGGCGCTTTCCAACGCCTTGACCCTTTACTACCAGCACCTCGATGCTCATTCAGAAATATTCCCCTGCTTCAATTCTTTCTATGATTACCTGATGGAGCACTATATGCAGGTACTGGAAAATGGCAAGGTGAAGGAAAAGGATTTTGACATCGGCAACTTTTTGTACGTGCTGAACCCTTACTACAAAGGCGGTGAATATGATTATTTGCTGAATGCTACCGAGAACCTTGACCTGCTGAATGAGCGCTTTATCGTGTTTGAGCTGGATGCCGTGAAGGATCACCCGATACTATTCCCGGTGGTAACGATCATCATCATGGAGGTGTTTATCAGCAAGATGCGTAAGCTAAAGGGCATCCGCAAGATGATATTATTAGAAGAAGCCTGGAAAGCCATTGCCAAGGAAGGAATGGCGGAATACCTGAAATATCTCTTTAAAACGGTAAGAAAATTCTTTGGCGAGGCCATCGTTGTGACCCAGGAGATCGAGGATATTATTTCTTCGCCAATCGTCAAGCAGGCCATCGTCAATAATTCCGACTGCAAGATCCTTTTAGACCAATCAAAGTACCAGAACAAGTTCGATGCGATTCAGGAACTATTGGGATTAACCGACAAGGAAAAAGCGCAGGTGCTATCCATGAACAAGGCCAATGATCCTAAACGCAAGTACAAAGAGGTATTCATTTCCCTGGGCGGGCAGTACAGCAAGGTCTATCGTACAGAAGTTAGCCTGGAAGAATATCTCGCATACACCACCGAGGAAAGTGAAAAGATGAAAGTGCAGCAATACAGCGAAAAGTATGGCAGCATACAGAAAGGCATAGCTGTACTGGCCAGCGAACTGCGTAACCAGAATTCTTAA
- the traJ gene encoding conjugative transposon protein TraJ, with protein MKFKHKLIKLFKSSPFRGLGGLCLLLLLPGLSHAQGIAHEIGSMQGELDKVYSQMLPLCSKLIGVARGIAGFGALWYIASRVWRQIAAADPIDFYPLLRPFALGLAIIAFPAVIALMNGILQPTVSATGAMVADSNKAIAALLKQKEEAVKKSKQWQMYVGEDGSGDRSAWYKYTHPKDPGGEEEGFFDGIGNDMKFWAEKQSYNFRNSIKQWLSQVLEMLYASAALCINTIRTFFLIVLAILGPLVFGFAVFDGFQHTLTVWLARYVNIFLWLPIANIFGSILGKIQENMLKLDLSQIGQQGDTFFSSTDTAYLIFLVIGIVGYFSVPNVANYVVHAGGGNTILQRVNTIVSNTSSTASGAAIAGGGMTADALGDAYRNIKQGFSGSGNSDYFPDKSGGSQHQRDKLSGKS; from the coding sequence ATGAAATTCAAACATAAATTAATCAAACTTTTCAAAAGCTCCCCCTTCAGGGGGCTGGGGGGCTTGTGCCTGCTATTGCTTTTGCCCGGCCTATCCCACGCCCAGGGCATAGCGCACGAGATCGGCAGTATGCAGGGCGAACTGGACAAGGTGTATAGCCAGATGCTCCCGCTTTGCTCCAAGCTGATCGGCGTTGCCCGCGGCATAGCCGGGTTTGGCGCACTCTGGTATATTGCCTCACGGGTATGGCGGCAGATCGCAGCAGCAGACCCCATCGACTTTTACCCATTGTTGCGCCCCTTTGCATTAGGGCTGGCCATTATTGCCTTTCCGGCGGTCATTGCCCTGATGAATGGCATATTGCAGCCCACCGTTTCAGCGACAGGTGCAATGGTGGCTGATAGTAATAAGGCGATTGCAGCTTTGCTCAAACAAAAAGAAGAGGCCGTAAAAAAATCTAAGCAGTGGCAGATGTATGTTGGTGAGGATGGAAGTGGCGACAGGTCAGCCTGGTATAAGTACACTCATCCCAAAGATCCCGGCGGCGAAGAAGAAGGTTTCTTTGACGGCATCGGCAATGACATGAAGTTCTGGGCGGAAAAGCAGTCTTACAATTTCCGAAACTCAATCAAGCAATGGCTAAGCCAGGTGCTGGAAATGCTCTACGCCTCGGCGGCACTTTGTATCAATACCATCCGCACTTTCTTTCTGATAGTGCTGGCTATACTCGGCCCGTTGGTATTTGGCTTTGCCGTGTTCGACGGTTTTCAGCATACGCTTACGGTGTGGCTTGCACGTTACGTGAACATTTTCTTATGGTTGCCCATTGCCAATATCTTCGGCAGCATCCTGGGAAAAATACAGGAAAACATGCTCAAACTCGACCTGTCGCAGATCGGCCAGCAGGGCGATACTTTCTTTAGTTCCACAGATACGGCGTATTTAATATTTCTCGTGATCGGAATTGTAGGTTATTTCTCAGTGCCGAACGTGGCAAACTACGTGGTACATGCCGGTGGCGGTAATACCATCCTGCAAAGGGTGAATACCATTGTCAGCAACACCAGTTCTACGGCAAGCGGTGCTGCCATTGCAGGTGGCGGTATGACAGCGGACGCTTTGGGCGATGCCTACCGAAACATCAAGCAGGGCTTTTCCGGTTCAGGCAACAGCGATTACTTCCCCGATAAATCCGGCGGTTCACAGCACCAGCGGGACAAGCTCTCTGGAAAGTCTTAA
- the traK gene encoding conjugative transposon protein TraK has translation MFTQFKNIDTAFKHIKTFSIFLILANVLTIGFCIYKSYDMVNQAQNRVHILYNGKVLEAIASDRKSNLPVELRDHIRTFHQLFFNLAPDDKAIQANISKALYLADESAKKQYDNLKESGYYNNLISANISQDIEVDSIKLDVNAYPYAFTCYATQKLVRSSSTVKRRLVSQGTIRDIKTQTDNNPHGFLIQGWEILENRDEDPKAIKP, from the coding sequence ATGTTTACACAATTCAAAAACATAGACACCGCCTTTAAGCATATCAAGACGTTCAGCATCTTCCTGATCCTGGCTAATGTACTCACGATAGGCTTCTGCATCTACAAAAGCTATGACATGGTGAACCAGGCGCAGAACCGTGTACATATCCTGTACAATGGCAAAGTGCTGGAAGCTATCGCCTCGGACAGGAAAAGCAACCTGCCCGTAGAGCTGCGCGACCACATCAGGACATTTCACCAGTTGTTCTTTAACCTGGCACCTGATGATAAAGCCATACAGGCGAACATTTCCAAAGCGCTTTATCTCGCCGATGAATCTGCCAAAAAGCAATATGATAACCTGAAAGAAAGCGGTTATTACAACAATCTTATCTCCGCCAACATCTCCCAGGACATCGAGGTAGATAGCATCAAACTGGATGTGAATGCCTATCCCTACGCCTTTACCTGTTATGCTACCCAAAAACTGGTGCGTTCCAGCAGTACGGTAAAACGCAGGTTGGTATCACAGGGAACCATTAGGGACATCAAGACCCAGACAGACAATAACCCGCACGGTTTCCTCATTCAGGGCTGGGAGATATTAGAAAACCGGGACGAAGACCCTAAAGCGATCAAGCCATGA
- the traM gene encoding conjugative transposon protein TraM, translating into MENNQEKNTRKLLLALPLLVLPFLSLGFYALGGGKGDSSGEALTAKPGINTSLPDAAFKKEDPQSKLSLYELAGREQKPDSLPASVTKRGFGTANLPDPNEQRINEKLAQINTEVNRPVPPVDYGTRYTQPANNNNMTGDVDRLEKLMRTMQEGKTEDPEMKQLSEMMDKIIAIQNPESVATKTVKPAGTEGDTKFKAIPAQIVDKQKAVQGATIKLRLQDTVTLYGYLIPKGHEIFGPCRITNQRLLLDIKNIRLGTSIIPVDLSVYSLDGMPGLYAPEAELADAAGNGADDAVRSIGMYGMDNSIATQVAGAGIDAAKSLFSKKIKKIKVKLESGQPVLLRNNQQKIR; encoded by the coding sequence ATGGAAAACAACCAAGAAAAAAACACAAGGAAACTGCTATTGGCCTTACCGTTATTGGTACTGCCGTTCCTATCGCTTGGCTTTTATGCCCTGGGCGGTGGTAAAGGTGACAGTTCGGGTGAAGCGCTGACTGCAAAGCCCGGCATCAACACGAGCTTGCCGGATGCGGCTTTTAAAAAAGAAGACCCGCAGAGCAAGCTAAGCCTTTACGAACTGGCCGGTCGGGAACAAAAACCCGATAGCCTGCCTGCTTCGGTTACCAAACGGGGATTTGGTACTGCAAATCTGCCTGATCCCAACGAGCAGCGCATCAATGAAAAGCTGGCGCAGATCAATACGGAGGTAAATCGTCCTGTTCCGCCTGTCGATTATGGCACCAGGTATACCCAGCCTGCAAATAATAACAACATGACTGGTGATGTAGATCGGCTGGAAAAGCTAATGCGCACCATGCAGGAAGGTAAAACCGAAGACCCGGAAATGAAGCAGCTTAGCGAAATGATGGATAAGATCATTGCCATTCAGAACCCGGAAAGCGTAGCTACAAAAACGGTAAAACCAGCCGGGACCGAAGGCGATACGAAGTTCAAGGCGATACCTGCACAGATCGTAGACAAACAAAAAGCGGTACAGGGTGCAACCATCAAGCTGCGCTTGCAGGATACGGTAACCCTATATGGTTACCTGATTCCCAAAGGGCACGAGATCTTCGGCCCCTGCCGCATCACCAACCAGCGTTTGCTACTCGACATTAAGAACATCCGCCTGGGCACTTCGATTATTCCGGTTGACCTTTCGGTTTATTCGCTCGACGGTATGCCGGGACTGTATGCGCCCGAAGCGGAACTGGCCGATGCAGCAGGTAACGGCGCGGATGATGCGGTGCGCAGCATCGGCATGTATGGCATGGACAATTCTATTGCCACGCAGGTAGCGGGTGCTGGCATTGATGCTGCCAAATCCCTATTCAGCAAGAAGATCAAAAAGATCAAGGTCAAACTCGAATCAGGTCAGCCGGTATTGCTGCGCAACAACCAGCAGAAAATCAGGTAA